One window of Candidatus Anaeroferrophillus wilburensis genomic DNA carries:
- a CDS encoding SpoIIE family protein phosphatase, with protein sequence MNSLSQQAIMEIHASLDSAELYFTLNRHLGELFGIHRYSIFLFNNDSQQYNLDFSTVIDSSYWDEIFFDQNDVFFEFFAGDEPSPIPSQLTWFGNEYDLYWINILYHGDEIALAFIAHEPLDDFTTIAAPLQLYFDHLCLSLIKAKLYEEMRDIKEENAAKLDAINEMGELLGNLELERIMVKLMELSLKILTAEVGSIMLYNDEHELETTIEWGLKDEFIKSITLSEEKLLVDQVAANREVCHIEDLPHDPNVSVGNSLYSVNSIISFPLFTQNKTYGVINIINQEGSTHFDSREIETLKTVAQLASIAIENAVYHQQALEQEKLMEQLRIAGEIQRSLLPQKNPAIKGLDISGISIPAVNVGGDFFDYIETPEHKLCVVIGDVAGKGIPAALLMAMTKSMIRSNIQEPCSNRTNLPQGMRSVNNFLARENLEGKFVTALVYILDLVAMKVHLLSAGHTPLHIFRPRENEVKTWNDGGLPFGVLENESYRHLAVDIKPGDILLIYTDGITEAHNRNSELFGTRRLEQLIMKNADQNAETIRDVVVKEVARFAHGEPQFDDLTLVVAKISEDIGRPE encoded by the coding sequence ATGAACTCCCTTTCCCAGCAAGCAATCATGGAGATCCATGCCTCCCTGGATTCAGCCGAACTCTACTTCACCTTGAATCGGCACCTTGGAGAGCTTTTCGGCATCCACCGCTATTCAATCTTCCTTTTCAACAACGACAGTCAGCAATACAACCTGGATTTTTCCACGGTGATCGACAGCAGCTACTGGGATGAGATCTTTTTTGACCAGAATGATGTCTTTTTTGAGTTCTTTGCCGGCGATGAGCCGTCACCTATTCCCTCCCAGCTCACCTGGTTCGGCAATGAATATGACCTCTACTGGATCAACATCCTCTACCATGGCGATGAAATCGCCCTGGCTTTCATCGCCCATGAACCACTTGACGATTTTACCACCATTGCAGCACCGTTACAGCTCTATTTCGACCATCTCTGCCTCTCCCTGATCAAAGCCAAGCTGTATGAAGAGATGCGTGATATCAAGGAGGAAAACGCCGCCAAACTTGACGCCATCAACGAAATGGGAGAACTGCTGGGCAACCTTGAGCTGGAACGAATCATGGTCAAACTGATGGAGTTGTCATTGAAGATCCTCACGGCGGAAGTAGGTTCTATCATGCTTTACAACGATGAGCATGAACTGGAGACTACGATCGAGTGGGGCCTCAAAGATGAATTTATCAAATCAATCACCCTGAGCGAGGAAAAACTGCTTGTCGACCAAGTTGCCGCCAACAGGGAGGTTTGTCACATAGAGGACCTCCCCCATGACCCCAACGTTTCCGTCGGCAACAGTCTCTATTCGGTTAATTCCATTATCTCTTTCCCTCTGTTTACCCAAAACAAAACATACGGCGTCATCAACATCATCAACCAAGAAGGAAGTACCCATTTCGACAGCCGGGAGATAGAAACCCTGAAAACCGTTGCCCAGCTGGCTTCCATTGCCATTGAAAATGCCGTCTATCATCAGCAGGCACTGGAACAGGAAAAACTGATGGAGCAGCTAAGGATTGCCGGCGAAATCCAGCGGAGTCTGTTGCCCCAGAAGAATCCGGCTATCAAGGGACTTGACATCAGCGGCATCAGCATCCCGGCAGTCAATGTGGGGGGAGATTTTTTCGACTACATCGAAACACCGGAGCATAAGCTATGCGTGGTTATCGGCGATGTTGCCGGCAAAGGCATTCCGGCAGCCCTGCTGATGGCCATGACCAAAAGCATGATCAGATCAAATATCCAGGAACCCTGCAGCAACCGGACAAACCTACCCCAGGGAATGCGCTCGGTAAACAATTTCCTGGCCCGGGAAAACCTGGAGGGCAAATTTGTCACCGCTTTAGTGTATATTCTTGATCTGGTGGCAATGAAAGTCCACCTGCTCAGTGCCGGTCATACACCGCTACATATTTTCCGGCCCCGGGAAAACGAAGTAAAGACTTGGAATGATGGCGGCCTGCCGTTCGGCGTCCTGGAAAACGAAAGCTATCGACACCTGGCAGTTGACATCAAACCCGGTGACATCCTGCTTATCTACACCGATGGAATCACTGAAGCCCATAATCGGAACAGTGAGCTCTTCGGCACCCGACGGCTGGAACAGTTGATCATGAAAAATGCTGATCAGAACGCTGAAACAATCCGTGATGTGGTCGTCAAGGAAGTGGCCCGGTTTGCCCATGGCGAACCCCAGTTTGACGACCTGACCCTGGTGGTGGCTAAAATAAGCGAAGACATCGGCCGACCAGAATAA
- a CDS encoding lipid A deacylase LpxR family protein, translated as MTQRLVLSLLFFALLIPADSRAAELNPWIHSCYFENDLFTGTDSNYTNGVKYAIISPDLSPTVQDKGRIPKKVLDLIHTLPFIRNAPPETAHKVEFSFGQNIYTPADIARSDLIDDDRPYAGWTYLGTAYHRKSVLQQGIATMDTVEIQLGLVGPESYAENSQKLVHELRDLQTPNGWDHQLHNEPGIVLAFERKWLFHPHKDGLGWATIGHTGGTLGNVATYLNGGLEVRLGWNIPENFGVSLIRPAGSTRMGVTCRPSFYLLGALDSRLVFRDIFLDGNTFTDSHSVDKEPLVADLAAGVACSYGRFMLTFTQVLRTKEFKKQTDSHSFGAISLSCFFNF; from the coding sequence ATGACACAACGATTAGTTCTCTCCCTGCTTTTTTTCGCCTTGCTGATTCCCGCCGACTCCCGAGCGGCGGAGCTGAATCCCTGGATCCACAGCTGCTATTTTGAAAACGACCTGTTCACCGGCACCGACAGCAACTACACCAACGGCGTGAAATATGCCATCATCTCCCCCGACCTGTCACCGACCGTCCAGGACAAAGGCAGGATTCCCAAAAAAGTGCTTGATCTGATTCACACCCTGCCCTTCATCCGCAATGCGCCGCCCGAAACAGCGCACAAGGTGGAGTTTTCCTTCGGCCAGAACATCTACACCCCTGCGGATATCGCCCGCAGCGACCTGATCGACGATGACCGTCCCTATGCCGGCTGGACCTACCTGGGCACCGCCTACCACCGGAAAAGCGTCCTGCAGCAAGGCATCGCCACCATGGACACGGTGGAAATCCAGCTGGGTCTGGTGGGTCCGGAATCATACGCCGAAAACTCCCAGAAGCTTGTCCATGAACTCCGTGACCTCCAGACTCCCAACGGCTGGGATCATCAGCTGCACAATGAACCAGGCATTGTCCTTGCGTTCGAAAGGAAGTGGCTCTTTCACCCCCATAAGGATGGGCTGGGCTGGGCGACCATCGGCCATACGGGCGGCACCCTGGGTAATGTGGCAACCTACCTCAATGGCGGCCTGGAGGTGCGGCTGGGCTGGAATATTCCCGAAAACTTCGGTGTTTCGCTCATCAGGCCGGCTGGCAGCACCCGAATGGGGGTAACCTGCAGACCAAGCTTTTATCTCCTCGGGGCCCTTGACAGCCGGCTGGTTTTCAGGGATATTTTCTTAGACGGCAATACGTTTACTGACAGTCACAGCGTTGACAAGGAACCCCTGGTCGCTGATCTTGCTGCCGGAGTCGCCTGCAGCTATGGCAGGTTCATGCTTACCTTTACCCAGGTACTGCGTACCAAAGAGTTCAAAAAGCAGACCGACAGCCATAGCTTTGGTGCCATCTCCCTCTCCTGTTTTTTCAACTTTTGA
- a CDS encoding ABC transporter permease produces the protein MARYLIKRLLTMIPTIIGVVTMVFFLVHLIPGDPVTVMLGEHARAVEKAALRQQLGLDLPLWQQYWSFLKGIATGNLGVSFFYRQPVAAIIAARLPATILLAGAAMGVALLIALPLGVLAASRQYSGIDNLGMFFSLLGISMPNFWLGPLLIILFSLKLNWLPVSGMDGLASLILPAITLGTALAAILSRMTRSSLLEEMAKEYLTAARARGLPAARVILKHALKNALLPVVTIVGLQFGSLLSGAIVTEKVFSWPGIGSLLIQAVFSRDYPMVQGCILVISFCYIIANVATELFYALVDPRIRYD, from the coding sequence ATGGCTCGATACCTGATCAAACGGCTGCTGACCATGATTCCTACCATCATCGGGGTGGTTACCATGGTCTTTTTTCTGGTCCACCTGATTCCCGGCGACCCGGTGACGGTCATGCTGGGGGAACATGCCCGGGCGGTGGAAAAGGCCGCCCTGCGCCAGCAGCTGGGCCTTGACCTGCCGCTTTGGCAGCAATACTGGAGTTTTCTCAAGGGGATTGCCACCGGCAACCTGGGGGTATCTTTTTTCTATCGCCAGCCGGTGGCTGCCATCATCGCTGCACGGCTGCCGGCAACCATCCTGCTGGCCGGCGCGGCAATGGGCGTGGCCCTGCTTATCGCCCTACCCCTGGGAGTACTGGCCGCCAGCCGCCAGTACAGCGGCATTGACAACCTGGGAATGTTTTTTTCGCTGTTGGGGATCTCAATGCCCAACTTCTGGCTCGGACCGCTGCTGATCATTCTCTTTTCCCTGAAGCTCAACTGGCTGCCGGTTTCAGGCATGGATGGCCTTGCCAGTCTCATTCTGCCGGCCATCACCCTGGGCACGGCCCTGGCAGCCATCCTTTCGCGGATGACCCGCTCCAGCCTGCTGGAGGAGATGGCCAAAGAGTATCTGACGGCCGCCCGGGCCCGAGGTCTGCCAGCCGCCCGGGTAATTCTCAAACATGCCTTGAAAAACGCCCTCCTGCCGGTGGTCACCATTGTCGGCCTGCAGTTCGGTTCCCTGCTTTCGGGGGCCATCGTCACCGAAAAGGTTTTTTCCTGGCCGGGGATCGGCAGCCTGCTGATTCAGGCAGTTTTCAGCCGGGATTACCCTATGGTCCAAGGATGCATCCTGGTGATCTCCTTTTGCTACATCATCGCCAACGTGGCCACCGAACTGTTTTACGCCCTTGTTGACCCAAGAATCCGGTATGACTAA
- a CDS encoding YqaE/Pmp3 family membrane protein — protein MEIIKIICAIMLPPLGVFLQVGIGKHFWLNLLLTLLGYIPGIVHAVWVIAKNK, from the coding sequence ATGGAAATCATCAAAATTATCTGCGCAATTATGCTGCCGCCGTTGGGAGTTTTCCTTCAGGTGGGGATCGGCAAGCACTTCTGGCTCAACCTGCTGCTGACGCTGCTGGGCTATATCCCCGGCATCGTTCATGCGGTCTGGGTGATTGCCAAAAACAAATAA
- a CDS encoding HDOD domain-containing protein: MTVFIIDHHAESADYIAQIVSSLGLTPKPIKSIAELVTTLQQGLPRLIITEALLPGYDDFLILQHVKEQENLKDIPVIVTTSRSKREDIIKARQLGAKGFLIKPFDKKALIQQIKLALNIRDLTGSSTQPTQVRRPPATGRHQSHKISLSTINNERLKSQILQKIESIPSLPAIVYKVMQLIQDEKSCAADFQDLIAKDQAMTARMLRMVNSSFFSLSRKINSISDAVVYLGHNTIRSLVLGASTSNIFKKSLTIYGYPKEGLWLHSNIVAAIARHLAKEARLTPAEIENCYISGLLHDIGKLILGPFVEQFADRFTPILAAGKPISGAEKDILGFDHGEIGGILLTNWKLPKNLVETVSSHHSPDNATVNPREAIVVSLADNLCNRQGFALAQPLERLTEEERHRGYKALNLPPDWEEQHQEQITDLAGQVEEMISKL; encoded by the coding sequence ATGACCGTTTTCATCATCGACCACCATGCTGAATCGGCAGACTACATAGCCCAGATTGTCAGCTCCCTAGGGCTTACTCCCAAACCGATCAAATCAATCGCCGAACTGGTCACCACACTGCAGCAGGGACTCCCGCGGCTGATAATCACCGAAGCGCTGCTGCCCGGCTATGACGATTTTCTCATCCTGCAGCATGTGAAAGAGCAGGAGAACCTCAAGGACATTCCGGTTATCGTCACCACCAGCCGATCAAAACGGGAAGATATCATCAAAGCCCGCCAATTGGGGGCCAAAGGGTTTCTCATCAAACCTTTTGATAAAAAAGCACTTATTCAACAGATCAAACTGGCGCTTAACATCCGGGACTTGACCGGCAGCAGCACACAGCCGACCCAGGTCCGCCGCCCGCCGGCCACCGGCCGCCATCAATCCCACAAAATATCCCTCTCGACCATCAACAACGAACGACTGAAAAGCCAGATTTTACAGAAAATTGAGTCAATTCCCTCACTGCCGGCCATTGTCTATAAAGTCATGCAGCTGATCCAGGATGAAAAATCATGCGCTGCGGACTTCCAGGATCTGATTGCCAAAGACCAGGCGATGACCGCCAGGATGCTAAGGATGGTCAACTCCTCTTTTTTCAGCCTGTCACGGAAAATCAATTCCATCTCTGACGCCGTGGTTTATTTAGGCCATAACACCATCAGGAGCCTGGTTCTTGGAGCTTCAACCTCAAATATTTTCAAGAAAAGTCTCACCATCTACGGCTACCCGAAAGAGGGGCTCTGGCTGCACTCCAACATTGTTGCAGCCATCGCCCGCCACCTGGCCAAAGAGGCCCGGCTTACTCCGGCAGAAATTGAAAACTGCTATATTTCCGGGCTGCTGCATGACATCGGCAAGTTAATTCTTGGCCCCTTTGTGGAACAGTTCGCCGACCGTTTCACCCCAATTCTCGCTGCCGGCAAACCTATTTCTGGTGCAGAAAAAGATATTCTCGGCTTTGACCACGGTGAGATCGGCGGCATTCTGCTCACCAACTGGAAGCTGCCAAAAAACCTGGTTGAAACGGTCTCCAGCCATCATAGTCCTGACAATGCCACCGTCAACCCGAGGGAGGCCATTGTTGTCTCCCTGGCTGACAATCTGTGCAACCGCCAGGGATTTGCCCTGGCGCAGCCGCTTGAACGGCTGACGGAGGAAGAACGGCACCGAGGATATAAAGCCCTCAACCTGCCACCGGACTGGGAGGAACAACACCAGGAGCAGATTACTGATCTGGCCGGCCAAGTGGAGGAGATGATCAGTAAACTCTAA
- a CDS encoding ABC transporter substrate-binding protein: MVRIFPRHFCRTLPVILLAVIFSLGACTRDQLTTAPGNSITVGLEGSPTTLDPCYTSDAYGSRILPLIYNSLVTTDHHGIIIGDLAETWQIIDSCTYLFRLKPTIRFSDGSPCRAADVKATIDFLRNPDHGCPAFGSLSLIENIDIPDQRTIIFHLSRPFASFLYALTAYIIPAPYCTIDNNNDRIIPGSGPFQLSEFSRGRRITLTRNQNSQVAPTIDTIHFQIIADDTTRILALKKGTLDLVQNAIPPYALKFLQRDPQLQIISQHGSSYKYLGYNLEDPLTGNLTVRQAISLAIDRQQIIRHILKNHARPATGLLPPEHWAKASSLPSDRYDPEAAAALLDNAGFPPLGKQGIRFSLTYKTSTNQESYEIAQIIKKQLAAIGIAVTILRFEWGTFFADIRKGNFQLYSLKWIGIEDPDIFYYIFHSSSTPPKGANRGRFVNKEADRLLEQSRLSLDPEERRRIFVRLQEILAQQVVYTNLWHRDDVVIMKRNLAGFEIYPGGVYTSLRQVTWLDT, encoded by the coding sequence ATGGTCCGGATTTTCCCTCGTCACTTTTGCCGCACGCTACCCGTCATCCTGCTGGCGGTTATCTTCTCATTGGGGGCCTGTACACGCGACCAGCTCACCACTGCCCCCGGCAACAGCATAACGGTCGGTCTTGAAGGGTCACCGACAACGCTGGATCCCTGCTATACCAGTGACGCCTATGGCTCCAGGATTCTGCCGCTGATCTACAACAGCCTGGTAACCACCGATCACCACGGAATCATTATTGGCGACCTGGCCGAAACATGGCAGATTATTGACAGCTGCACCTATCTCTTCCGGCTCAAGCCGACTATCCGGTTCAGCGATGGCAGTCCCTGCCGGGCAGCAGATGTCAAGGCAACCATCGATTTTCTCAGAAACCCTGATCATGGGTGCCCGGCATTCGGCAGCCTTTCCCTGATCGAAAACATTGACATCCCCGACCAGCGGACGATCATCTTTCATCTCAGTCGGCCTTTTGCCAGTTTTCTCTATGCCCTTACCGCCTATATCATTCCAGCACCTTACTGCACCATCGACAACAACAATGATCGTATCATTCCCGGCAGCGGTCCTTTCCAACTGAGTGAATTTTCCCGTGGTCGGCGCATTACCCTGACTCGCAATCAAAACAGTCAAGTGGCGCCAACGATCGACACCATCCATTTCCAGATTATTGCTGATGATACCACCAGAATTCTGGCGCTCAAAAAGGGAACGCTTGATCTGGTGCAAAATGCCATCCCTCCCTACGCATTGAAATTTCTCCAGCGCGATCCCCAGCTGCAGATTATCAGTCAGCACGGCTCCAGTTATAAATACCTGGGCTATAATCTTGAGGACCCACTGACCGGCAATCTCACGGTTCGTCAAGCTATTTCCCTGGCCATTGACCGCCAGCAGATCATCCGCCATATTCTAAAAAACCATGCCCGCCCGGCCACCGGCCTGCTGCCGCCGGAACACTGGGCAAAAGCATCGTCGCTGCCGTCAGATCGCTACGACCCGGAAGCAGCTGCGGCGCTGCTTGACAACGCCGGCTTTCCACCCCTTGGAAAACAAGGTATCCGTTTCAGCCTGACGTATAAAACATCCACTAACCAGGAAAGTTACGAGATCGCCCAGATCATCAAAAAACAGCTGGCTGCAATCGGTATTGCGGTAACCATCCTGCGCTTCGAGTGGGGCACCTTTTTTGCGGATATCAGGAAAGGAAATTTTCAGCTCTACTCGCTGAAATGGATCGGCATTGAAGACCCGGATATTTTTTACTACATCTTTCATTCCTCCAGCACCCCGCCCAAGGGCGCCAACCGTGGCAGGTTCGTCAACAAAGAGGCAGACCGACTGCTGGAGCAGAGCCGGCTGTCCCTTGACCCGGAAGAACGCCGCCGGATTTTTGTCCGCCTGCAGGAGATTCTTGCACAGCAAGTTGTCTACACCAATCTCTGGCACCGGGATGACGTGGTGATCATGAAGCGGAATCTGGCGGGGTTTGAAATCTATCCGGGGGGCGTGTACACTTCCCTCAGGCAGGTCACATGGCTCGATACCTGA
- a CDS encoding aldo/keto reductase encodes MEQAVLEALQALEVDYIDIFHLHAARADETVFEQRRGAWQCLLDCKAKGIIKAVGISTHSVAAASRAAEVDEVDVVFPIINQAGIGILHGSVTEMKGAIGQCLKQEKGVYLMKVLGGGSLVSDFHQAVGFAREIGRLSLALGMVSEAEVEYNLAYFKTQPVDLASLPPLLTEVKEFQIIDWLCKDCGTCMENCPNGAITKDPGEEKPRINADLCLRCGYCVGFCPEFAIRMV; translated from the coding sequence ATGGAACAGGCTGTTCTAGAGGCTCTGCAGGCTCTGGAAGTGGACTATATCGATATCTTCCACCTCCACGCCGCCCGGGCTGATGAAACGGTCTTTGAGCAGCGTCGGGGGGCCTGGCAGTGTCTGCTGGATTGTAAAGCCAAAGGAATCATCAAGGCGGTGGGGATCAGCACCCATTCGGTGGCCGCCGCTAGCAGAGCGGCCGAGGTGGATGAGGTGGACGTGGTGTTTCCGATTATCAACCAGGCGGGGATCGGCATCCTCCATGGATCGGTGACTGAAATGAAAGGAGCCATCGGCCAGTGTCTCAAACAGGAAAAGGGCGTTTATCTGATGAAAGTTCTTGGGGGTGGCAGTCTAGTGAGTGACTTTCATCAGGCAGTCGGCTTTGCCAGGGAAATTGGTCGGTTGTCTCTTGCGCTGGGGATGGTCAGCGAAGCGGAAGTGGAGTATAACCTGGCCTATTTCAAGACTCAACCAGTTGACCTTGCTTCACTGCCGCCGCTCTTGACTGAGGTCAAGGAGTTCCAAATCATCGACTGGCTCTGCAAGGATTGCGGTACCTGTATGGAAAATTGTCCCAACGGAGCGATCACCAAGGACCCTGGAGAGGAAAAACCCAGGATCAATGCTGATCTCTGCCTGCGCTGTGGCTACTGCGTTGGTTTCTGCCCCGAGTTTGCCATCCGTATGGTGTAA
- a CDS encoding response regulator translates to MFHLPPTGWTTYRFFRPHHLFGIVLAAMLLALPPADWAKAEQAADQAGMQRHIILQLPWRHQFQFASYYAAVEQGYYQKAGFDVTIQNDNPGSSPVAEVPAGFLYNPEPELDYAILYRLAVIAITLLFATAIGLLIFFTYRMRQVLKEKTASLVAAEDDLLASDALYRTLFNNVPVGIGLIGLDGSIFAVNNKVLEITGYTRREALRENVSSLYFNPADRQKTLQQIRENGFVQGMEFKLKRKDGTPFDGRFTSVLVSVGGEQKMLSMVEDLSQQKQLEEEQLKVAEKLERLEKMEAIGLMAGGVAHDLNNILSGIVSYPELLLMKLPKDSDLRKPIQTIQQAGSRAAAVVADLLTVARGAASIRETANLNRIIEEYFTSPEGMEVKELHREVSCITNLLPELANIFCSPVHIRKCLMNLILNAAEAIEDEGTIVITTRNQYLAGPLFKGHKINQGQYAVLSVSDTGSGIEKKDIEHIFEPFYTKKVMGRSGTGLGLTVVWNTVQDHGGIITVDSSRKRTVFELYFPATTEEPAAGKPHVEMESLKGSGETVLVVDDEPQQREIASQILLLLGYRVATVASGEQAVHYLRSKTADLLLLDMLMAPGINGRETYEQIISIHPEQKALIASGFSHSDDINQTLCMGAGGFVKKPYTVEQLGKAIQKVLGTKHTVNTTSRPLLGRMRT, encoded by the coding sequence ATGTTCCATCTTCCCCCAACAGGATGGACAACCTATCGATTTTTCCGCCCACATCACCTTTTTGGCATCGTTCTGGCAGCCATGTTGCTGGCCTTGCCGCCGGCGGATTGGGCAAAAGCAGAACAAGCTGCTGACCAGGCCGGAATGCAGCGGCATATCATTCTGCAACTGCCATGGCGTCACCAGTTCCAGTTTGCCAGCTACTATGCCGCCGTTGAACAGGGCTATTATCAGAAGGCCGGATTCGACGTAACCATCCAGAACGACAATCCGGGCAGCAGTCCAGTTGCCGAGGTTCCTGCCGGTTTCCTCTACAATCCTGAGCCCGAACTGGACTACGCAATACTCTATCGGCTGGCGGTTATTGCCATCACCCTGCTGTTTGCCACCGCCATCGGCCTGCTGATCTTCTTCACCTATCGCATGCGCCAGGTCCTCAAGGAAAAAACGGCATCACTGGTGGCTGCCGAAGACGACCTGCTTGCCAGCGACGCCCTCTATCGAACCCTGTTCAACAACGTTCCGGTCGGCATCGGCCTGATCGGCCTCGATGGCAGCATTTTTGCGGTCAACAATAAGGTGCTGGAGATTACCGGCTATACCAGGCGGGAAGCCCTCCGGGAAAATGTCAGTTCCCTCTATTTCAACCCTGCTGATCGGCAAAAAACTCTCCAACAGATACGCGAGAACGGCTTTGTCCAGGGGATGGAGTTCAAACTGAAGCGAAAGGACGGCACCCCTTTTGACGGTCGTTTCACCAGCGTCCTGGTGTCGGTCGGCGGCGAACAGAAGATGCTCTCGATGGTCGAAGATCTCAGCCAGCAAAAGCAGCTGGAGGAGGAGCAGCTCAAGGTAGCGGAAAAGCTTGAGCGGCTGGAAAAGATGGAGGCCATCGGGTTGATGGCCGGCGGCGTCGCCCATGATCTGAACAATATTCTTTCCGGCATCGTCAGCTATCCGGAACTGCTGCTAATGAAGCTCCCCAAGGACAGTGACCTGAGAAAACCGATCCAGACCATCCAGCAGGCTGGCAGCCGGGCGGCGGCCGTGGTGGCTGATCTCCTGACTGTTGCCCGTGGCGCTGCCAGCATCAGGGAAACGGCAAATCTGAACAGGATCATCGAGGAATATTTCACCTCGCCAGAGGGGATGGAAGTCAAGGAGCTGCATCGAGAAGTTTCCTGCATCACCAATCTGCTCCCAGAACTGGCCAATATTTTCTGTTCACCGGTGCATATCAGGAAATGCCTGATGAACCTGATCCTTAACGCCGCGGAAGCCATTGAAGACGAGGGAACCATTGTCATTACAACCCGCAACCAGTATCTGGCCGGGCCGCTTTTCAAGGGACACAAGATCAACCAAGGACAGTATGCCGTTCTCAGCGTCAGTGATACCGGTTCGGGCATTGAAAAAAAAGATATTGAACACATTTTTGAGCCATTTTATACAAAAAAAGTCATGGGTAGGAGCGGCACCGGTCTGGGACTTACCGTGGTCTGGAATACGGTTCAGGATCATGGCGGCATCATCACGGTGGACAGCAGCAGAAAAAGGACTGTCTTCGAACTCTATTTCCCGGCAACCACCGAGGAGCCGGCGGCCGGCAAACCCCATGTTGAGATGGAATCCCTGAAAGGCAGCGGTGAAACCGTCCTGGTTGTCGATGATGAACCTCAGCAGCGGGAGATTGCCAGCCAAATTCTCCTACTCCTTGGCTACCGGGTTGCAACGGTGGCTTCAGGGGAACAGGCTGTTCACTATCTGCGCTCCAAAACAGCAGATCTGCTTCTTCTCGATATGCTCATGGCCCCGGGAATCAATGGACGGGAAACCTATGAACAGATCATCAGCATCCATCCCGAGCAAAAGGCGTTGATCGCCAGCGGCTTTTCCCACAGCGACGACATTAATCAGACGCTTTGCATGGGTGCCGGCGGTTTTGTCAAGAAACCATACACCGTTGAGCAGCTGGGCAAAGCAATCCAGAAGGTGCTGGGCACAAAACACACCGTCAACACAACATCTCGGCCACTTTTGGGGAGGATGCGAACGTGA
- a CDS encoding arginine N-succinyltransferase produces the protein MKILAIVVLATSIATIVAVIAVTGIFSREFRPVTLSAGEQQILENKLARLDPGNHPEADHQQKAPPVGQTLQPEPYSEKDARREIVLSEKELNALLARNTDLARKLAIDLADDLVSAKLLLPVEEDFPLLGGKTIKATAGLELATKNGQLTIALKGISIWGVPVPNAWLGNLKNVNLIKEFGNDEGFWKTLAAGIETIIIKEDKLLVKLKE, from the coding sequence CTGAAAATACTGGCCATCGTGGTGCTCGCCACCAGCATCGCAACGATCGTCGCCGTGATTGCGGTCACCGGCATCTTTTCACGGGAATTCAGGCCAGTGACCTTGAGCGCCGGTGAACAGCAAATCCTGGAAAACAAACTGGCCAGGCTTGACCCCGGCAATCACCCGGAGGCTGACCACCAGCAGAAGGCTCCGCCAGTCGGCCAAACGTTACAGCCAGAACCCTACAGCGAGAAAGATGCCAGGCGGGAGATTGTTTTGAGTGAAAAGGAACTCAACGCCCTGCTGGCCAGGAATACTGACTTGGCCAGGAAACTTGCCATCGACCTTGCCGATGACCTGGTCAGCGCCAAACTGCTGCTGCCCGTCGAAGAGGACTTTCCCCTCTTGGGGGGCAAGACCATCAAGGCAACTGCCGGTCTGGAACTGGCAACAAAAAACGGGCAGTTGACCATCGCCCTGAAGGGGATCAGCATCTGGGGCGTACCGGTTCCCAACGCCTGGCTGGGCAATCTGAAGAATGTGAACCTGATAAAAGAGTTCGGCAATGATGAAGGGTTCTGGAAGACACTGGCCGCTGGCATCGAAACAATCATCATAAAAGAGGACAAACTGCTGGTCAAGCTCAAGGAGTGA